In Natrinema versiforme, the following are encoded in one genomic region:
- a CDS encoding Cdc6/Cdc18 family protein produces MGNDPIPTPSVEDLQDDPMADESTSIFRRRELLRPQHVPQKDRIVGRDREIETVEALLKPAAFGDPPESGFLFGKTGTGKSLVAKHVTGRARGVAQMQGTDLTAAYVDCDQYNTETRAARTMAFEVRDAINPDRYIPKEGVGASRYYDSLWGSDGLLHETDSLVVILDEIDKLGDDTAEVLSKLSRSEEAGKTGCYISVVAISNKTEYSDSPDERVASSFQDDPIIFPPYDANQLQAILERRSDAFKDGVLEDGVIQLASALAARDHGDARRALDILRSAGKLAEKDDSDRVTEEHVREADEYSDLNRSVQVIKNGTPHSRYALYALAYLTKVKLKDSFSTGELYDGYCIVAEVAAGESLTHQRVLDLMKKWTLPEITESRHTGGGKGEGSYRTHRLLHDPDVVMSACLDSSETQRNVLDALSESSV; encoded by the coding sequence ATGGGTAACGATCCAATCCCGACTCCCTCAGTCGAGGATCTTCAGGATGACCCGATGGCGGACGAGTCGACGTCCATTTTTCGTCGTCGTGAACTCCTTCGACCGCAACACGTTCCACAGAAAGATCGAATCGTCGGTCGCGACCGAGAGATTGAGACCGTTGAAGCGCTCTTGAAGCCCGCTGCGTTTGGTGACCCCCCGGAGAGTGGCTTCCTATTCGGGAAGACGGGGACCGGGAAGTCACTCGTCGCGAAACACGTCACTGGTCGTGCTCGAGGGGTTGCACAGATGCAAGGAACTGATCTGACGGCAGCCTATGTCGACTGCGATCAGTACAACACAGAGACACGGGCAGCCCGGACGATGGCGTTCGAAGTTCGCGATGCGATCAATCCGGACCGATATATTCCAAAGGAGGGCGTTGGCGCAAGTCGATATTATGACTCTCTTTGGGGCTCTGACGGTCTTCTCCATGAGACCGATTCGTTGGTTGTTATCCTTGATGAGATTGACAAACTCGGCGATGATACCGCCGAGGTCCTCTCGAAACTCTCGCGATCGGAGGAAGCAGGGAAAACGGGTTGTTACATCTCGGTCGTCGCGATCAGCAACAAGACGGAATACTCTGACTCTCCCGATGAGCGTGTCGCCTCGAGCTTTCAGGATGATCCGATCATCTTCCCGCCCTACGACGCGAATCAGTTGCAAGCAATCCTCGAGCGGCGGAGTGATGCGTTCAAAGATGGCGTTCTCGAAGATGGCGTGATCCAACTGGCCTCTGCCCTTGCTGCTCGCGACCACGGTGATGCACGCCGTGCACTTGACATTCTTCGATCGGCCGGCAAGCTTGCGGAGAAAGACGATAGCGACCGTGTCACTGAGGAACACGTCCGAGAAGCCGACGAGTATAGTGATCTCAACCGGTCAGTGCAGGTCATCAAAAACGGTACGCCGCACTCGCGATACGCGCTCTACGCACTCGCATATCTCACAAAAGTGAAGTTGAAGGATTCGTTCTCGACGGGTGAACTGTACGACGGCTACTGTATTGTCGCCGAAGTGGCTGCTGGTGAGTCACTCACTCACCAGCGTGTACTGGATTTGATGAAAAAGTGGACGCTCCCAGAGATAACGGAAAGCCGGCACACGGGTGGCGGTAAAGGAGAAGGAAGCTATCGAACGCACCGTCTGTTGCACGACCCTGACGTTGTTATGTCTGCTTGTCTCGATTCGTCGGAAACCCAACGCAACGTACTGGATGCACTTTCGGAATCCTCAGTGTAG
- a CDS encoding nucleotidyltransferase domain-containing protein, whose product MGSKSIQRGASLELAVPVPSTDLFSHACTGEILTLLVDNPYTAFGIRDLSRATDNPHRSISAAVDDLEAVGFVEIEHSGRKKLVQINRARLSKPNDPIIQIPQTEFHAPVRELVSRLTNNVDDIHGIVLFGSVAQGNADRRSDIDCFVLVDGTQATAQQTADELTSELNEEAFDGDRYKFHVLVESVESARRYGDRLREIFATGLTLEGSDSLTQLKEEVLTNGR is encoded by the coding sequence ATGGGCAGTAAAAGTATCCAAAGAGGCGCCTCACTCGAGTTGGCAGTCCCTGTCCCTTCTACGGACCTCTTCAGTCACGCCTGTACTGGGGAGATTCTTACATTGCTTGTCGACAATCCCTATACAGCGTTCGGGATTCGGGATTTGAGTCGGGCAACGGATAATCCACATCGAAGCATTTCAGCAGCCGTTGACGACCTCGAAGCGGTTGGCTTCGTCGAGATCGAGCATAGTGGGCGGAAGAAGCTCGTTCAGATTAATCGTGCCCGACTCAGCAAGCCTAACGATCCAATTATCCAGATCCCACAAACGGAGTTTCACGCCCCAGTTCGAGAACTCGTCTCGAGACTGACTAACAACGTTGACGATATCCACGGAATCGTCCTCTTCGGCAGTGTTGCTCAAGGGAATGCTGATCGCCGAAGTGATATCGATTGTTTCGTCCTCGTCGACGGTACGCAGGCGACAGCCCAGCAAACCGCCGACGAACTCACGTCGGAGTTGAACGAGGAAGCCTTCGATGGTGACCGCTACAAATTCCACGTCCTCGTCGAATCCGTTGAGAGTGCGCGCCGATACGGGGATCGGCTGCGCGAAATCTTCGCCACCGGACTGACGCTTGAAGGATCCGACTCTCTCACCCAACTCAAAGAGGAGGTACTGACGAATGGACGATAG